The segment TTCTCGTATTCCCTCGCCAGGTCCGCCATGTAGGCTCGTGGAATGGTGTCCTCGATGGCGATGTAAATCCCGTAGAGCACGAAGGCCGCTATGAGCGTGTAGAAGTCCCTCGCGTAGGCAAAGGCCAGAGCCGCCAAAGCCGCAACTCCGAAGCCGAGGGTTATCATCCTCTTCTTGCCGAAGGTGTCGGAGTAAACCCCGAGGGGATAGGCCGAGAGGGCGTAGATTAGGTTGAAGAGGGCGTAGAAAGCTATGCTCTGGACGACGGAGTAGCCGAGCTCCTGCGCCTTCCACATCGTGAAGGCGTAGCTGTACCTTCCGAGGGCACCTATCGCCACCACCGCGAGGAAGAGCTGCAGGTTCCTGTTCTTCAGAGTGGATATGCCCTTTATCTTCCTCTTGACCTCACCGCCCCGGTCCTTCACGAAGAGGATTATAACAAACAGAGATATCGCCCCGGGAACCGCAGAGAGCAGGAAGATGTGGCGGTAGGCCGTTTCCGCCGGAAGGCTCTTCAGGAGCTCGATGAGTGTTATGGCAACGAGCGGCCCGGCGACGGCTCCGAGGGTGTCCATCATCCTGTGGAAGCCGAAGGACTTTCCGGTCTTCCCCTTCTCGCTCGACTCGGCTATCAGCGCATCCCTGGGGGCTGTTCTTACCCCCTTGCCTATCCTGTCCACCGCGCGCAGAAGGAGGAAGTCCCACCAGTAGCGGGTGAACCCCAGGGCACCTTTGGCGAGGGTTGAGAGGGCGTAGCCCGCGAAGACGAAGACCTTCCTCTTTCTAAAGCGGTCGCTCACGTAGCCAAAGGCAACCTTGAACAGCGAACTCATGCTTTCTATCGCGCCCATAACGGAACCGCTGAGCAACTTTCCGGCGTCGAGAACCTCCATCAGATAGCTCGGCATAACGGGCATTATCATCTCGCTGCTCATGTCGTTGAGGAAGCTGACGATTCCGAGCAGGAAGACGTTCCAGCTTATTCCGAATATCTTCTTCTCCCTTTCCTCCATTCCTCATTCCCCCAGCAGTTCAAGGCAGAGTTCCCTCAGCTTCTCTTTGCCCTCGTCGAGGGTTCTCCGGCCGATTTCCGTTATCTCGTAGACCCTAACCCGTCTCCCACTCCGGACCTCCCAATGGCTTTTGAGGAGGCCCTCCCCTTCCAGGGAGTGAAGGAGTGGGTACATGGTTCCCGGGCTGATGTGGTAACCGTGTCTCTCAAGTTCTTTCATCAGAAACGAGCCTGTAACTGGTTCTTCGCTCGCGTGGTGGAGTATATGCAGGGCCAGGAAGTCGCGGTACTTCATATCGAACACCGATATCGAAATGCGATATTTGGGTTTAAAAAATTTTGGCTCATTCGAGCACGTGCTTCTCCAGAACGTAGCAGTGGAAGGTTCCCTCGAAGACTTTCTCGTCCCTCTCGTTGAAGACCTCTGCTTTCACCAGCTTCTTCCTCCGGGGGGACGTTCCGTCCCCCACACCCCCTCCAGACTCTTCTATAACCTCTGCCTTCGCCCTCAGAGTTTCACCTGCCCTCACTGGCTTCAGGAACTTGACTTCCGCCTTCCCGAGGACTACGGTCGGCTCGTTGACG is part of the Thermococcus celericrescens genome and harbors:
- a CDS encoding MFS transporter, which translates into the protein MEEREKKIFGISWNVFLLGIVSFLNDMSSEMIMPVMPSYLMEVLDAGKLLSGSVMGAIESMSSLFKVAFGYVSDRFRKRKVFVFAGYALSTLAKGALGFTRYWWDFLLLRAVDRIGKGVRTAPRDALIAESSEKGKTGKSFGFHRMMDTLGAVAGPLVAITLIELLKSLPAETAYRHIFLLSAVPGAISLFVIILFVKDRGGEVKRKIKGISTLKNRNLQLFLAVVAIGALGRYSYAFTMWKAQELGYSVVQSIAFYALFNLIYALSAYPLGVYSDTFGKKRMITLGFGVAALAALAFAYARDFYTLIAAFVLYGIYIAIEDTIPRAYMADLAREYEKGTIIGAYHTVFGIFVLPASVIAGWLWGSYSLAYAFTFAAAMNVVAMVLMAFVREQ
- a CDS encoding PadR family transcriptional regulator; its protein translation is MKYRDFLALHILHHASEEPVTGSFLMKELERHGYHISPGTMYPLLHSLEGEGLLKSHWEVRSGRRVRVYEITEIGRRTLDEGKEKLRELCLELLGE
- a CDS encoding PaaI family thioesterase — encoded protein: MEQRTHRLTSERLVGKPVKIEKNYAEVLMETVKEMAVDEYGLVHGGFTFGLADYAAMLAVNEPTVVLGKAEVKFLKPVRAGETLRAKAEVIEESGGGVGDGTSPRRKKLVKAEVFNERDEKVFEGTFHCYVLEKHVLE